From Streptomyces sp. NBC_00683, one genomic window encodes:
- a CDS encoding esterase/lipase family protein: MSASVVNVWGDLDPRNRAYPEAPEPDETWELRDGGTAWVYRVPGRSAIERPVILSDGFSSLPSSKNELYFGLEGDGSPDYKFISALHESGHDLVLIGYEDRTRSIIDNASVLTEAIFTAISRQEGSAPLTVGGFSMGGLIARYALANLERQKMDHRTALYVSFDTPHRGAWLPVGIQKLIPFLLGDSRMLGLVSSPAAKQMLRWHTSTVQGEPDVHQDRKDFLSQLDRLGGWPRIPRLIGVANGDGQGTGNGIKPGEVALSAEGDLSGTELYTQPSGRGALVADLAKTGTDPIRIHTDTIPELDGAPGGTLNNFDLVAQLLSALGAPSTAHYPSTCFVPSGSAVDIADFDLSTPEANPFADLGKLPAEQSGLDDFLFARKSGAHTSMTPELGAWIVGQLPS, translated from the coding sequence ATGTCAGCATCCGTCGTGAACGTCTGGGGCGATCTCGACCCGCGCAACCGGGCGTACCCCGAGGCGCCGGAGCCCGATGAGACCTGGGAGCTCCGTGACGGTGGCACCGCGTGGGTCTACCGCGTTCCGGGCCGGTCGGCGATCGAGCGTCCGGTGATCCTCTCCGACGGCTTCTCCAGCCTGCCGAGCTCGAAGAACGAGCTCTACTTCGGCCTGGAGGGCGACGGTTCGCCGGACTACAAATTCATCTCCGCCCTGCACGAGAGCGGCCACGACCTCGTGCTGATCGGCTACGAGGACCGTACGAGGTCGATCATCGACAACGCTTCGGTGTTGACCGAGGCCATCTTCACCGCCATCTCCCGGCAGGAGGGCAGCGCGCCGCTGACGGTCGGCGGGTTCAGTATGGGCGGGCTGATCGCCCGGTACGCGCTGGCCAATCTCGAACGCCAGAAGATGGACCACCGGACGGCGCTCTACGTCTCGTTCGACACCCCGCACCGAGGGGCGTGGCTGCCGGTCGGCATCCAGAAGCTGATCCCGTTCCTGCTGGGCGACTCGCGGATGCTGGGCCTGGTGAGCAGCCCGGCCGCGAAGCAGATGCTGCGCTGGCACACCAGCACCGTGCAGGGCGAGCCCGATGTGCACCAGGACCGCAAGGACTTCCTGAGTCAGCTGGACAGGCTCGGCGGCTGGCCGAGGATCCCCCGGCTCATCGGCGTCGCCAACGGCGACGGCCAGGGCACGGGCAACGGCATCAAGCCCGGCGAGGTCGCCCTGTCCGCCGAAGGAGACCTCAGCGGCACGGAGCTCTACACCCAGCCGTCCGGCAGGGGTGCGCTGGTCGCGGATCTGGCCAAGACCGGCACGGACCCGATCCGCATCCACACCGACACCATTCCCGAGCTGGACGGCGCCCCCGGCGGCACGCTCAACAACTTCGACCTCGTGGCCCAGCTGCTCAGCGCACTCGGCGCACCCAGCACCGCGCACTACCCGTCGACGTGCTTCGTCCCCTCCGGCAGCGCGGTCGACATCGCCGACTTCGACCTGTCGACACCGGAGGCGAACCCGTTTGCCGACCTCGGCAAGCTTCCCGCGGAGCAGAGCGGCCTGGACGACTTCCTGTTCGCGCGCAAGAGCGGGGCGCACACGTCGATGACGCCCGAACTGGGGGCGTGGATCGTGGGGCAACTCCCCTCCTGA
- a CDS encoding L-rhamnose mutarotase encodes MRIALHTKVRADRIDEYDAAHREVPEELTAAIRSGGATSWTIWRSGTDLFHLLECEDYAALLASLETLPVNIAWQARMAGLLDVVHDYSAQGTEAGLPVVWEL; translated from the coding sequence ATGAGGATCGCGCTGCACACCAAGGTCCGCGCCGACCGGATCGACGAGTACGACGCGGCGCACCGCGAAGTCCCCGAGGAACTGACGGCGGCGATCCGCTCCGGCGGCGCCACCTCCTGGACGATCTGGCGCAGCGGCACCGACCTCTTCCACCTCCTGGAGTGCGAGGACTACGCCGCGCTGCTTGCCTCGCTGGAGACGCTGCCGGTCAACATCGCCTGGCAGGCGCGGATGGCCGGACTCCTCGACGTCGTGCACGACTACTCGGCCCAGGGAACTGAGGCCGGCCTGCCCGTCGTGTGGGAGCTGTGA
- a CDS encoding aldo/keto reductase has product MRGSTLGTSDIAVTELAFGAAAIGNLFSAVDDVQATAAVDAAWDTGIRYFDTAPHYGLGLSEHRIGAALSIRPRDEYVVSTKVGRRLERTAAAGDDLANGFAVPATHRRIWDFSADGVRRSIEASLERLGLDRIDVVYLHDPDDHEEQAFKEAYPALERLRAEGVVGAIGAGMNQAEMLTRFVRETDVDVVLCAGRYTLLDQGGLDELLPEADARGKSVVVGGVFNSGLLADPKPGATFNYAAASPEVLDRALRMKAVADRHGVPLRAAALRFPFGHPAVAGILVGTRSAHEVHDAADMLARTVPDALWAELRADGLLPEHVPVPEAEWENRADADAEARTTEEPS; this is encoded by the coding sequence ATGCGAGGCAGCACGCTCGGCACGAGCGATATCGCCGTCACCGAACTGGCCTTCGGGGCGGCGGCGATCGGCAACCTCTTCTCGGCGGTGGACGACGTCCAGGCGACGGCTGCCGTCGACGCCGCCTGGGACACCGGCATCCGCTACTTCGACACCGCCCCGCACTACGGCCTCGGCCTGTCCGAGCACCGGATCGGCGCGGCACTGAGCATCAGGCCACGTGACGAGTACGTCGTCTCGACCAAGGTGGGCCGCCGCCTGGAGCGGACGGCGGCGGCGGGCGACGACCTCGCCAACGGATTCGCCGTGCCCGCCACCCATCGTCGTATCTGGGACTTCAGCGCCGACGGCGTACGGCGCAGCATCGAGGCGAGCCTGGAGCGACTCGGCCTCGACCGGATCGACGTCGTGTACCTCCACGATCCGGACGACCACGAGGAGCAGGCCTTCAAGGAGGCCTATCCGGCGCTGGAGCGGCTCCGCGCCGAAGGTGTGGTCGGCGCGATCGGTGCGGGCATGAACCAGGCGGAGATGCTGACCCGTTTCGTCCGCGAGACCGACGTCGACGTGGTGCTGTGCGCCGGCCGCTACACCCTCCTGGACCAGGGCGGTCTCGACGAGCTCCTCCCGGAGGCCGACGCGCGCGGCAAGAGTGTCGTCGTCGGCGGAGTCTTCAACTCGGGGCTCCTCGCCGACCCGAAGCCGGGTGCCACCTTCAACTACGCGGCCGCGTCCCCGGAGGTCCTGGACCGCGCGCTGCGCATGAAGGCCGTCGCGGACCGGCACGGCGTTCCCCTGCGCGCCGCCGCCCTGCGGTTCCCCTTCGGGCATCCGGCGGTGGCCGGCATCCTCGTCGGTACCCGATCGGCGCACGAGGTCCACGACGCCGCCGACATGCTGGCGCGCACCGTCCCCGACGCGCTCTGGGCCGAACTGCGGGCCGACGGCCTGCTGCCGGAGCACGTCCCGGTCCCAGAGGCGGAGTGGGAGAACCGGGCAGACGCGGACGCCGAGGCCCGTACGACCGAGGAGCCGTCATGA
- a CDS encoding SDR family NAD(P)-dependent oxidoreductase, with product MSELIGLKAVVTGGASGIGLATARLLAERGARVAVLDLDPGAVDKPLRGYRADVSDDDAVRTAVAAAAEDLGGIDILVNNAGIGAAGTVEDNDDAQWHRVLDVNVLGIVRTTRAALPYLRSSAEAAIVNTCSIAATAGLPQRALYSASKGAVLSLTLAMAADHVREGIRVNCVNPGTADTPWVGRLLDAADDPVAERAALDARQPMGRLVTADEVAAAIVYLASPAAGSVTGTSLAVDGGMQGLRLRPVQN from the coding sequence ATGAGTGAGCTGATCGGGCTCAAGGCCGTCGTCACCGGAGGAGCGTCGGGCATCGGTCTGGCCACCGCCAGGCTGCTCGCCGAGCGCGGCGCCCGCGTGGCCGTGCTCGACCTCGACCCCGGCGCCGTCGACAAGCCGCTGCGCGGCTACCGCGCGGACGTCAGCGACGACGACGCGGTACGCACCGCCGTCGCGGCCGCCGCCGAGGATCTCGGCGGGATCGACATCCTGGTCAACAACGCCGGTATCGGCGCCGCCGGCACCGTCGAGGACAACGACGACGCGCAGTGGCACCGCGTACTGGACGTCAACGTCCTCGGGATCGTCCGCACCACCCGCGCCGCCCTGCCGTATCTGCGGTCATCGGCGGAGGCCGCGATCGTCAACACCTGCTCGATCGCCGCAACCGCCGGCCTGCCGCAACGCGCCCTGTACAGCGCGAGCAAGGGTGCCGTCCTCTCCCTGACCCTCGCCATGGCCGCAGATCACGTACGCGAAGGAATACGGGTCAACTGTGTGAATCCGGGCACCGCCGACACCCCCTGGGTCGGCCGGCTCCTGGACGCCGCGGACGACCCGGTGGCCGAACGGGCGGCGCTCGACGCCCGACAGCCCATGGGCCGCCTGGTGACGGCCGATGAAGTGGCAGCTGCGATCGTGTACCTGGCGAGCCCGGCCGCCGGATCCGTCACCGGAACCTCGCTCGCCGTAGACGGGGGCATGCAGGGCCTGCGCCTCCGACCGGTCCAGAACTGA
- a CDS encoding sensor histidine kinase — MNTRRKSRLRRIATFGLRTRLVLAFLLVAAVSAGTTAALTYREARSAVLVSAQDTAVVSFREQVETLAPSLPVDPVMLRELLFVLASKAKPHPWIVFAEYGSLRVSSSTRPTSSVITSELRRTTLTTSHGSFERVVKDGVPYLTIGVPVLTRTGGGGTVPTGLVMFAVMQMSEEQANVDALVTAARDGALPGLAIALVPALIAARSVLRPVRELRRAARSMGSGRLDARIKVSGSDELADLARTFNESAGQLEKSVDELQQAEARARRFASDVSHELRTPLAGMLAVTEVLDEDADGLDPDTAQAVRLISAETGKLAVLVEDLMEISRFDARAAELNTDEVDAAETIGRTLLHRRWDDRVRTELPDGIRARLDPRRFDVVVANLVGNALRHGSEPVTVRLSTRTAADGAGTLVLEVADSGPGIRPEVLPHIFDRFYKADAARTRSAGSGLGLAITQENVRLHGGTVRAGNGPDGGAVFTVEIPLDGSTGHERDNGMDGSRSDEAGQRAWAGDPSTDDTERAVG; from the coding sequence GTGAACACCCGCCGCAAGAGTCGCCTGCGCCGGATCGCCACCTTCGGGTTGCGCACACGCCTCGTCCTCGCGTTCCTGCTCGTGGCCGCCGTCAGCGCGGGGACGACCGCGGCACTCACCTACCGCGAGGCGCGCAGCGCCGTCCTCGTCAGCGCCCAGGACACCGCGGTCGTGTCCTTCCGCGAACAGGTGGAGACGCTCGCACCCTCACTTCCCGTCGATCCGGTGATGCTGCGTGAGCTGCTGTTCGTCCTCGCGAGCAAGGCGAAGCCGCACCCGTGGATCGTCTTCGCCGAGTACGGCTCGCTGCGGGTCTCTTCGAGCACCAGACCCACCTCCTCCGTCATCACCTCCGAGCTGCGCCGCACCACCCTGACGACCTCGCACGGCAGCTTCGAGAGGGTCGTGAAGGACGGTGTCCCGTACCTCACGATCGGAGTGCCGGTCCTGACGAGGACCGGCGGGGGCGGCACCGTGCCGACGGGGCTGGTCATGTTCGCCGTGATGCAGATGAGCGAGGAGCAGGCCAATGTCGACGCCCTGGTCACCGCCGCGCGCGACGGCGCTCTGCCCGGCCTCGCCATCGCCCTGGTGCCCGCGCTGATCGCCGCGCGCAGTGTGCTGCGCCCGGTTCGCGAGCTGCGCAGAGCGGCCCGTTCCATGGGCAGTGGCCGGCTCGACGCGCGGATCAAGGTCTCGGGGAGCGACGAACTGGCGGATCTGGCCCGTACGTTCAACGAGTCGGCGGGGCAGCTCGAGAAGTCGGTCGACGAACTGCAACAGGCGGAGGCCCGAGCCCGCCGGTTCGCCTCCGACGTCTCGCACGAACTGCGCACCCCGCTCGCCGGGATGCTCGCCGTCACCGAGGTGCTGGACGAGGACGCGGACGGCCTCGACCCGGACACGGCCCAGGCCGTCCGGCTGATCAGCGCGGAGACCGGCAAACTGGCTGTCCTGGTGGAGGACCTGATGGAGATCTCCCGCTTCGACGCACGCGCGGCCGAGCTGAACACCGACGAGGTCGACGCCGCGGAGACCATCGGCAGGACGCTCCTGCACCGGCGCTGGGACGACCGCGTACGCACCGAACTGCCGGACGGGATCCGGGCCCGTCTCGATCCGCGCCGGTTCGACGTCGTCGTCGCCAATCTCGTGGGCAACGCCCTGCGGCACGGCTCGGAGCCCGTAACGGTCCGCCTGAGCACGCGGACGGCCGCCGACGGGGCGGGAACCCTGGTCCTCGAGGTCGCCGACAGCGGGCCCGGCATACGGCCGGAGGTACTGCCCCACATCTTCGACCGCTTCTACAAGGCCGACGCGGCCCGCACCCGGTCGGCGGGCAGCGGTCTCGGCCTGGCGATCACCCAGGAGAACGTCCGGCTGCACGGCGGCACGGTCCGTGCCGGGAACGGTCCGGACGGCGGCGCCGTCTTCACGGTCGAGATCCCCCTCGACGGGTCCACCGGCCACGAACGGGACAACGGCATGGACGGATCCCGCAGCGACGAGGCAGGGCAACGGGCCTGGGCAGGGGATCCGTCGACCGACGACACGGAGAGGGCAGTGGGATGA
- a CDS encoding GNAT family N-acetyltransferase, with amino-acid sequence MSSTLIRLIEPSDGPVLADLHTRDKQAYARWLPARPAEFYTPDGQAAAIESLLAAHGDGLAWPGVVVSDETVIGQVSISSILRGPFQKGFLGYWVSTLHQGLGHTSRAVGLALRIAEDELNLHRLEAHTQLENLASQAILRKHGFRSWGIAHDHFYAEGAWRDEVFWERKLTGTPAP; translated from the coding sequence ATGAGCTCCACGCTGATTCGCTTGATCGAGCCCTCCGACGGCCCCGTACTCGCCGACCTGCACACTCGGGACAAACAGGCGTATGCGCGCTGGCTGCCCGCGAGGCCCGCGGAGTTCTACACACCCGACGGGCAGGCCGCGGCCATCGAATCCCTCCTGGCCGCCCATGGCGACGGACTCGCGTGGCCCGGCGTCGTGGTCTCCGACGAGACCGTCATCGGGCAGGTCAGCATCAGCTCGATCCTGCGCGGCCCGTTCCAGAAGGGGTTCCTCGGCTACTGGGTCTCCACTCTCCACCAGGGCCTCGGACACACGAGCCGTGCCGTCGGGCTCGCGCTGCGGATCGCCGAGGACGAGCTGAACCTGCACCGGCTGGAAGCACACACCCAACTGGAGAACCTCGCGTCCCAGGCGATCCTGCGCAAGCACGGATTCCGTTCCTGGGGCATCGCCCACGACCACTTCTACGCCGAGGGCGCATGGCGCGACGAAGTGTTCTGGGAAAGAAAACTGACCGGCACGCCCGCCCCCTAG
- a CDS encoding L,D-transpeptidase family protein, which produces MSRICVRTAAVAVLLAPLAACSSGAGSGSAAQDAKGGGTSAAEDRPATVTVTPKGNGVPAGGTVRVTAAGGTLTSVAVTDDEGRALAGKVAADGATWVSIRKAAPGTSYTVTATTTTKAGTKSTITSVFATAEADKVNKVDWRPGTKAVVGIAQPVSLVFDNPVTDKAAVERQLKLTTSNPTEGSWSWLEDWSGRDRIDWRPKEYWQPGTKVTLSAELNGTDSGDGGWFVRDYSTAFTVGGGQIVKVDLDRKQLTLERNGQAVRSIPVSGGTPGGDKRSWRGTAVLMAKEGTINMNSETVGLGDAYDKMVDRSMRLTWSGMYAHAAPWNDKWFGNANMSSGCIGMSDTNAAWLYAQVRPGDPFEITGKNTKGIVAPGNGFGDWNVPWAEWQAKSALR; this is translated from the coding sequence TTGAGCCGTATATGTGTGCGCACCGCGGCGGTCGCGGTACTGCTGGCCCCGCTCGCTGCCTGCTCCTCCGGAGCAGGCTCCGGCTCCGCTGCGCAGGACGCCAAGGGCGGCGGCACCAGCGCCGCGGAAGACCGCCCCGCGACGGTGACCGTGACGCCGAAGGGCAACGGTGTACCGGCCGGCGGCACGGTCAGGGTGACCGCGGCGGGTGGCACGCTCACCTCGGTCGCCGTCACGGACGACGAGGGGCGCGCACTCGCCGGCAAGGTGGCCGCCGATGGGGCGACGTGGGTCTCGATACGCAAGGCGGCCCCCGGCACCTCGTACACGGTCACCGCCACGACGACCACGAAGGCCGGGACGAAGAGCACGATCACGTCCGTGTTCGCCACGGCCGAGGCCGACAAGGTCAACAAGGTCGACTGGCGGCCGGGTACGAAGGCGGTCGTCGGCATCGCCCAGCCGGTCTCGCTGGTCTTCGACAACCCGGTCACCGACAAGGCGGCCGTCGAGCGGCAGTTGAAGCTGACCACGTCGAATCCCACCGAGGGCTCCTGGTCCTGGCTGGAGGACTGGTCCGGCCGTGACCGGATCGACTGGCGGCCCAAGGAGTACTGGCAGCCCGGCACGAAGGTCACGCTGAGCGCCGAGCTGAACGGCACGGACTCAGGTGACGGCGGGTGGTTCGTCCGCGACTACTCGACCGCCTTCACCGTCGGTGGGGGCCAGATAGTCAAGGTCGACCTCGACCGCAAGCAGCTCACCCTGGAAAGGAACGGGCAGGCGGTGCGGAGCATCCCCGTCTCCGGCGGTACCCCCGGCGGCGACAAACGCTCCTGGCGCGGGACTGCCGTCCTGATGGCCAAGGAGGGCACGATCAACATGAACTCCGAGACCGTCGGCCTCGGCGACGCCTACGACAAGATGGTCGACCGCTCCATGCGGCTGACCTGGTCCGGCATGTACGCGCACGCGGCGCCGTGGAACGACAAGTGGTTCGGCAACGCGAACATGAGCTCCGGCTGCATCGGCATGAGCGACACGAACGCCGCCTGGCTCTACGCCCAGGTCCGGCCCGGCGACCCGTTCGAGATCACCGGCAAGAACACCAAGGGCATCGTCGCCCCGGGCAACGGCTTCGGCGACTGGAACGTGCCGTGGGCCGAGTGGCAGGCGAAGAGCGCGCTGCGCTGA
- a CDS encoding lipid II:glycine glycyltransferase FemX has protein sequence MSALLVTAARGPESPLGLITAEKYRSFLRSGAGSDLGAGFLQCPSWAQVKDGWRSQLVGWGPDPAAGRLTGVALVLLRQLPGTRKYFAYLPEGPVADWADPGIDGWLDPLLRHLRASGVFAVRIGPSPAYRRWNGARLKSGTGPGRRLSDVLASEVDPLGTAVAERLRARGWKRCGGEDDEDAQPRHVFRIPLTGRTTDDLWAGLNQEWRRNVRRAQKSGVEVVVGSAADLPEFYRLLRITEERDGFRLGRSLEYYERQYAALNAEEPGRMQLYLARHEGEVLAAHTMIRFGRRIWYQTGASADHRREVRPSNLLQWRMLLDAQALGADVYDMRGVPSTLDPDDRPYGLLRWKLGTGGEVVETLGEWERPLDGTANHALYRAFQTYLARR, from the coding sequence GTGTCAGCACTGCTCGTGACGGCTGCCCGCGGCCCGGAATCCCCGTTGGGGCTCATCACCGCCGAGAAGTACCGCTCGTTCCTGCGCTCCGGCGCGGGCTCCGACCTCGGCGCAGGATTCCTGCAGTGCCCCTCGTGGGCGCAGGTCAAGGACGGCTGGCGTTCCCAGCTGGTGGGCTGGGGACCGGACCCCGCGGCCGGCCGGCTGACCGGCGTCGCGCTCGTCCTGCTGCGTCAACTCCCCGGAACCCGCAAGTACTTCGCCTACCTGCCGGAAGGACCGGTCGCCGACTGGGCCGACCCGGGCATCGACGGCTGGCTCGACCCGCTGCTGAGACACCTGCGCGCGTCGGGAGTGTTCGCCGTACGGATCGGCCCCTCGCCGGCGTACCGCCGCTGGAACGGAGCACGGCTCAAATCGGGGACCGGGCCCGGCCGCAGGCTCTCCGACGTCCTCGCGAGCGAGGTGGATCCGCTGGGCACGGCCGTCGCGGAACGGCTCCGGGCCCGGGGCTGGAAACGGTGCGGCGGCGAGGACGACGAGGACGCGCAGCCACGCCACGTCTTCCGGATACCGCTCACCGGGCGCACGACGGACGACCTGTGGGCGGGGCTCAACCAGGAGTGGAGGCGCAACGTCCGCCGGGCGCAGAAGTCGGGCGTCGAGGTGGTCGTCGGCAGCGCGGCGGACCTGCCGGAGTTCTACCGGCTGCTGCGCATCACCGAGGAACGCGACGGCTTCCGCCTCGGCCGGTCCCTGGAGTACTACGAGCGTCAGTACGCGGCCCTCAACGCGGAGGAACCGGGCCGCATGCAGCTCTACCTCGCCCGTCACGAGGGTGAGGTACTCGCTGCCCACACCATGATCCGCTTCGGCCGCCGGATCTGGTACCAGACCGGCGCCTCCGCCGACCACCGCCGTGAGGTGCGGCCCTCCAACCTCCTGCAGTGGCGCATGCTGCTGGACGCCCAGGCACTCGGCGCCGACGTCTACGACATGCGCGGGGTACCCTCCACCCTCGACCCCGACGACCGTCCGTACGGGCTGCTGCGCTGGAAGCTCGGCACCGGTGGTGAGGTCGTCGAAACCCTGGGGGAGTGGGAGAGACCGTTGGACGGCACGGCCAATCACGCGCTGTACCGCGCGTTCCAGACCTATCTGGCGCGACGATGA
- a CDS encoding response regulator transcription factor, producing MPRVLLIEDDPSVREGVELGLRRRGHEVRTAATGEAGLAALREFRPDLLLLDLMLPGMNGVQVCRLVREDSQLPIIMLTARGDDFDVVIGLEAGADDYIVKPARTEVIEARIRAVLRRMEAPDSGRPAVEFHGDLAVDRAGLTVAKSGERIALAPSEMKLLLHLTAAPEQVFSRQQLLEHVWEHSYHGDARLVDACVRRLRNKIEDTPGSPRYIQTLRGFGYRFGPL from the coding sequence ATGCCCCGCGTGCTCCTGATCGAAGACGACCCCTCCGTACGCGAGGGTGTCGAGCTGGGACTGCGCCGCCGCGGCCACGAGGTCCGCACGGCCGCCACCGGCGAGGCCGGACTGGCCGCACTCCGCGAGTTCCGGCCCGACCTGCTCCTGCTGGACCTGATGCTGCCCGGCATGAACGGTGTGCAGGTCTGCCGCCTCGTGCGGGAGGACAGCCAGCTGCCCATCATCATGCTCACCGCCCGCGGCGACGACTTCGACGTCGTCATCGGCCTCGAGGCCGGCGCCGACGACTACATCGTCAAACCGGCCCGCACCGAAGTGATCGAGGCCCGCATCCGCGCCGTGCTGCGCAGGATGGAGGCCCCGGACAGCGGCCGTCCCGCCGTCGAGTTCCACGGAGACCTCGCCGTCGACCGCGCAGGTCTCACCGTCGCCAAGTCCGGTGAACGCATCGCCCTGGCGCCCTCCGAGATGAAACTGCTTCTCCATCTGACGGCCGCCCCGGAGCAGGTGTTCAGCCGGCAGCAACTCCTTGAGCACGTCTGGGAGCACAGCTACCACGGCGACGCCCGCCTCGTCGACGCCTGCGTCCGCAGGCTGCGCAACAAGATCGAGGACACCCCCGGCAGCCCGCGCTACATACAGACCCTGCGGGGCTTCGGCTACCGCTTCGGACCCCTGTGA
- the murJ gene encoding murein biosynthesis integral membrane protein MurJ — MSTTATAGPTAKQPSALRSGAIMAAGSVVSRATGFLRSAVVAAALGLGIVADGYAVGNSVPTIVYILLLGGALNAVFLPELVRAAKEHADGGAAYTDRLLTLCVLALLLLTGTAVWAAPAIVGFYSDYPPDQHTMTVSLARYCLPQIFFLGLFTLLGQVLNARGRFGAMMWTPVLNNVVVIAVFGLYLATGAGGDLTPGERALLGWGTTAGIVVQALALLPSLRATGFRFRPRFDWRGSGLTRPLRSAGWLVLLVLSNQAAYWVTTRLATSAGARAAAEHIEGAGFSAYNNAYTLWMVPHGIVTVSLVTALMPRMSRSAADGDTAAVRRDAGYALRTSGALIVPAACALLALAHPATALVFQYGRTGPEDIAVLAGILMAFAPGLIAFSGQYVLSRSFYALSDTRTPFLLNLMIAGLNAGLSWASYQLLPARWAVTGMAGGYSLALFAGWALTALVLHRRLTPGKVPGAAPPRPRLWRSATVAAQAGMLVAAVPATLLGLGATRLTAPAGPAVAAGAGALTVAAVFVLLARPLRLAEVDSLVTGAAARLRLRR; from the coding sequence ATGAGTACCACCGCGACAGCCGGGCCGACGGCGAAGCAGCCTTCCGCGTTGCGCAGCGGCGCGATCATGGCGGCCGGGTCGGTCGTCTCACGCGCCACCGGATTCCTGCGGTCCGCGGTCGTCGCCGCGGCACTCGGCCTCGGGATCGTCGCCGACGGGTACGCGGTGGGCAACTCGGTCCCCACCATCGTCTACATCCTGCTGCTCGGGGGCGCCCTCAACGCCGTTTTCCTGCCGGAGCTGGTCAGGGCGGCGAAGGAGCACGCGGACGGGGGCGCGGCCTACACCGACCGGCTGCTCACCCTGTGCGTGCTGGCCCTGCTCCTCCTCACAGGCACGGCGGTGTGGGCGGCGCCGGCGATCGTCGGGTTCTACTCCGACTACCCGCCGGACCAGCACACGATGACGGTTTCGCTGGCCCGGTACTGCCTGCCGCAGATCTTCTTCCTCGGCCTGTTCACCCTGCTCGGGCAAGTACTCAACGCGCGTGGCCGCTTCGGAGCCATGATGTGGACACCGGTCCTCAACAACGTCGTGGTCATCGCCGTGTTCGGCCTGTACCTGGCGACCGGTGCGGGCGGAGACCTGACACCGGGGGAGCGTGCCCTTCTCGGCTGGGGCACCACGGCCGGCATCGTCGTCCAGGCGCTCGCCCTGCTGCCGTCGCTGCGGGCCACCGGGTTCCGGTTCCGGCCCCGGTTCGACTGGCGCGGCAGCGGCCTGACCCGGCCACTGCGTTCCGCGGGCTGGCTCGTGCTGTTGGTGCTCAGCAACCAGGCCGCCTACTGGGTCACCACCCGGCTCGCCACGTCCGCCGGTGCCCGCGCCGCCGCCGAGCACATCGAGGGCGCGGGGTTCAGCGCGTACAACAACGCGTACACGCTGTGGATGGTCCCGCACGGCATCGTCACGGTCTCCCTGGTGACGGCGCTGATGCCGCGGATGAGCCGGTCGGCTGCCGACGGCGACACGGCAGCGGTCCGGCGGGACGCCGGATACGCGCTGCGCACGAGCGGAGCCCTGATAGTGCCCGCCGCGTGCGCACTGCTCGCCCTGGCACACCCCGCGACGGCGCTGGTCTTCCAGTACGGCAGAACAGGACCGGAGGACATCGCCGTTCTCGCCGGGATCCTGATGGCCTTCGCCCCCGGACTGATCGCCTTCTCCGGCCAGTACGTGCTGTCCCGCTCCTTCTACGCCCTGTCCGACACGCGCACCCCGTTCCTGCTGAACCTGATGATCGCGGGCCTCAACGCGGGGCTGTCGTGGGCGTCGTACCAACTCCTGCCGGCGCGCTGGGCGGTCACCGGTATGGCAGGCGGCTACTCGCTGGCGCTGTTCGCCGGCTGGGCCCTGACCGCACTGGTGCTGCACCGCCGCCTGACGCCCGGCAAGGTCCCCGGCGCGGCACCGCCCCGGCCACGGCTGTGGCGCTCCGCCACCGTCGCCGCCCAGGCCGGGATGCTCGTCGCGGCAGTGCCGGCCACCCTCCTCGGCCTCGGCGCCACCCGGCTGACGGCCCCCGCAGGGCCCGCCGTCGCCGCCGGAGCCGGCGCGCTCACCGTCGCCGCGGTCTTCGTGCTTCTCGCCCGCCCTCTACGCCTCGCCGAGGTCGACTCCCTCGTCACCGGCGCGGCCGCCCGGCTCCGCCTCCGGCGCTGA